The sequence below is a genomic window from Phoenix dactylifera cultivar Barhee BC4 chromosome 8, palm_55x_up_171113_PBpolish2nd_filt_p, whole genome shotgun sequence.
CAGGAGTGGTCGCGGAAGGCGTCGCCCACCTGGACGTAGACGACGTTGGGGACGGCCGTCGCCTTCAGGAGGTAGTCCGTCGCCCACTTGACGGCCTTGACGGCCTCCGTCATCTGGGGCCCCATGTTCTTGCCGAAGTCTATTATGCTCCACGCCATCAGCGTCGCCGTGAAGGCCATCGGGAAGCCGAACTTGACGTTGTCCCCCGCGTCGTAGTACCCGCCTGTTAAGTCCACCTGCGGTCACCGCACCGCCGACAACGTTAAAACGAGCCGAACGACATTCTAACAGGAAGAATAAAAGCCACGCAGAGCGAATGTTCCTGGGAGAGGAGAGGGTTTGTATCACATTCCAGCCGTCCATTGGGAGATCGTGCGATTCTTACCCTGGCGGCGGCGCCGTCGTGGAGGGCGGAGTCGCGCCGCCAGGAGAGGCGCTGGTCGGAGGGAAGCTTGCCGGAGCGCTGGCCCTCGAAGAAGAGGATGCTCTTCCGGAGGGCATCGGAGTAGTCGTGCCCGGAGGCGGCGGCAGGCCGGAACGACGTCGCCAGGAGCGTTATCAGCAGCAGCAAGGGTGCCGGCCGAGGCGCCATTGCGTGCCGACCGAAACGCTACGGTTAGAGAGCTCAcgccttctctttttctcaatCAACGGCTATTCATTCGCACGAATAAATAAAGAAGGGAATGGAAGGGGGCATGTCGAGGACTGGAGCGATGGCACTGTACTGGGGAAGGAAGAAAACTGCTTCACGGGCCAATTCACGTACCATATTGGTTCATTATGACGTGTTACAACGGTTCTCTCCGTCAACCCTGCCGTGAACTGAGCCAATGTCCTCATGCCATATGGCGTGAAGCTTCGTTTGGTATGTTTATTGGGCTCCGTAGTGTTGGTCGGAGGGGCATCGGATTCTGAGagtgcgtgacacgtggcgaggggaggggCCGTTGCGGCGCGGCTAACGATGAGGGGAGGGGGTGGGGATTGACCGGGTTCGAACCGGGTGCGACCGGTCGAACCGGAGAGGAATCACGTGATGGCGGTTTGATGATGCGCTCTTTGTCGAGGACTGGTCGGGTTGTCATCAATGTGAACGTTGGAGGTGGTTTGGAGAGCCGTTATCTTGGAGGGGAGCGGAGGGAGACGTGAGAGAGAGGGTAAGAGACTAAAAAGGCCATTTTGATGGGCTGGATTTGTCCTGAGATTTGGCAAGGGATGATGAGAGATAGAGCTCATTTTTATTAGTAGGAAAGGGGCCTAATCAGTTAGTGTTGTTTATACTTTCAATGCTATCATCCAAGCATAGAGACCAGATGAAAAGAGCTGGAATTCTCAGAGGCCAAAAGATGTATAATTTTCTCTTTGTTTTGATTGTTGTTCTTTTATTGGTGTAAAGCTGAGAACCTGATCTAATCTAACAAGCACGTCGCCTACAGCTCATCGCTAAATTACTTGTTTCCATTCCCTGCTTTTTTATCGTTTACAAAACTTATCCACGAATAAAATATACTGCCTCAATCCTGTCTCCAAATGGAAGAAAAATGAAATGAATGTTCAAGTGTACctttcaaataatattttagttttagtttgtCTAGTTTGTCTTCTCCATAGTTAAAAAAACTCATCTCTCCCGAGTCAACTCTCCTTGGTAAGTTTTGAGTCAACTGAGTTAGAAGATGGCTTTTGTAGGATTAGTTAACGTGGTTGACTTGTCGAGTTCCTCAAAACCCGGTCTGACTCTTAGCTTTTTTTGGCTTGGGGATCGTATCATTGTTACAGTTTTTAAAATCGAATCATTTAAAACTATCTTGTTAGCATAAACGGCTACTCATTCTTACCAAGATATTGATCATATATGGAACTCTTTATTTTAGGTACCTGGACGGTATCTAAGTCGATCCAAATTTGGTCCACACTAACATAATATGGGGTTTTTCATTTTATAGGTTTTAGCATTGGACCATGCCCCAAGGATTAACCCCCGATGAAGGTATGATTAAGGGATTTAAGGGTGATGTTGCCATTAGATTTGAGGGTAAAGAGTAAATAATTGGCAACTGATTGAGTAAAACCAACCTCAAGTAGCGCAGTAGAGAATTTGGAAAATTAGTTATGAGAGGCTTATCCAAGACCATATCTTCACGATTGATTCTTTATTAAGAGCATACTGATCAGAATGCATGAGTATATTTATCTGATTAAGGTACCTAAATTGGGCTTAGAGCCCTAGGTTAAATCTGTTAACCATAATTTAGACATGTTGCTGTTTGAAAAGATGTCGCCCATTGATCATCTAAAACACAGATAACATGTTGCTTATTAATGTGCCTTTAGTGAAGTGTTGACAGGGATCTCAATTCATAGTAATGTTTTGCTTCAATGTATCAGCACAAGCTATACTCCATGGCTGTTTTCTTAGCTATTTCAGCCTCAGTGCATGCTCTAACCAGTATATACCAATTTCCTTGGACCTATGAAAAACTTGGAATCCTTCATCATTTCCACATGGTATGGCATTGGTATATTCGCCCTCTTAATTTTATTTGGAAATTAGACAGTTCACAGGTGGCAAAGGACTCATAGAAGCACAAAGGTTAAGGATGGGTTCAGCTAGAAAGAAACTTTGTGAAGGCAAAGAGTTTGTGATAATGGAGTTCCCAAAGTCAGTACTCGTCTGAGTCTAGTTGACATATTTATGAAAACAAATAACTGAAGATTTGGTGGAAAAGGTTAATTGATTATTGTGGGGCatttggatatatatatatatatatatatatatatatatatatatatatatatatatatatatatataatatataggaGGGTTCAAGTTGGGTCCATTTGAGTAGGTTCTGGGAGCCACCTAAGCCATTTTGTTCCACAAGTATTCAAGTTTCAGTCAGGTTGTGTACATGTCCAAAAAAATGTAGGACAATAAAAGTGGGGTCTAAATTTAGACAAACAGACCCATCACTTCATCTAACTTGGTTCAATAGTCATACTGGCACAGGATTGGGATTGGATATTGGGTAAAACAAACCCATTTGTGTCCAAACATGGTGAAAATATCTCATTGAATctgagatgatagcaagtcgtAAATAAGAATTTCCttgttaaatcaaaaattaaataaagtcACATCacataaaactaaaaaaaagacCACTAGATCTAATGATGACTAGGAAAGTTAACCATCCAGATGAGGTTAATCAAGAAAAACCTCAAAGTCACAGATATTTTAACTTTTGCAAATAAGGAAACACCAAAGAGTTGTACCCATCAAATGTATCCAATAAGGGCCTTTAATATTTTAGGAGAAGCTCATGATAACAGATTATTTCATATCTAGAGTTTAATAGAAGCACTAAATTAAAGAAGGCAGGCAACTTCATGATTTTCTAATATCATATTAAGATTAACTATGACAATAGAGTGTTAGTTTGGAATTATCTCAAGGTAGCAAAAGGTATTCTATAAGAAATGGTTGGTCCAATGGGCACATAATAAATAGACATTTGGTAGGAAATGCAAGTCATCCATCTTAGAGTCCCTGGACCGTGTCGCAGCTCTTAAAGTGTCAATTTCAAGGAAAATTGAGCCTAGGTTGCTTTTCCTAATTCACTTTATTATAGTCTAGTTCACTTAATTATACAACTTCAAAAGTGTTTATATAATGAAGTTTTCAATAGTTTAATTTGTTGACACTACTTGAAAACAAACATGACACATTGCTCAATCACTCCCGGTCTACAAGATGTATGCAAAGACATAATAATTGAGAGGCTCACACAGAATGCTTGTGCTCCATGGACTCTTATTTCACAGTACAAAAGATCAACACTACAAAAAGCTTCTTGCAGTAGAGTTCATGGCCTTGAACAATACTAAAACGCCAGCTGCTAATGTAACACAACTAAATTATTTCCAAAAAGTCATCCAACACCTGAACCTGATGGGAAATTCCCACAGCTTTCACATAGTTATATGCTTCCTCCATATTCTTCCCTTTCACTTTTCAGAATCCCCATAGTTTCTTGCCTGCTTGTGTAAGGCACAGTCAGGCTCCCTAAGTGCTAAATAAGAAATCACCTTTTGAATTCTCTCATGCTTTTAAATCCTTAATCTGATATCATGCACTTGTCCATAGGCAGTATATGGTCTTTACCTTTAAATGACTTTTCAAACacaggttttgaattgtgaAACTATCAAATGAAAAGTTACTTAAATCTCATTCTCCATTTCAATAATCCAACATGGAGTTCCCTAAAAGTCTAAAAATGGACATAAGGCCAGGCAAGAAATATCATTACCAATTCAATGTGCTTACATAACCATTAACAAAATAACAAACTTAAAGAACaagctaattatttttttaaaaaaaagaaaagcattcTATCACCAAATTCGCCACATTTTAGAGCATTGATACATGGAGCAACAAGGAAACAAGTTTAAAGGAAATGGAAAGATGACAAGTAAAAGAAGGTCCATCTTTAAATAAGGTGGACAGGTCATGATTCTTTATCAGGAAAACTGGTTGTCATTTCATCCTACTAACTTGTATTCTATGAAaaagatcatttttttttacctAACAGAGACTCGCAAGGGTTTTCTATTTTAAACTGAAGAAAACGACATCAATGAGAAGAGAAAATCAATAGTCCATGTTGGTCAAACTGATCTGCCACAGAACTGTATTTGAAATCCAGGATCAAATTCATAGATTCCAAATATTATCTTGATATCGTTGATCTATATCAGCAAAAAATAACTGCAAGGTCGCCCCAAACCAGATTTCAACTCTATCCAATAAATATTTCTGGGCCAAATTATGTAGCTTGTGCTGCCATGTAAACAGATATTGGATAAcacatataatataatttttacaaGTCAAAATTTATTAATCTGCTTAGGACTTCCATGATTCTCTTTTCTCAGAGGTAAGTCGGAAAAAACATTGCATAAAACATTACTCTGAATGTTGTCATCAGACAAAATCCAAATATTAATATCTAAAAGTCTATCAAATCAAACAAGAATAAGGAGGCAAACAACACCAGGAAGGACAACAAGGAAGAATGATGGAGAAAAACAGGTAATATAATTGTATGAGAAGAAATACAAGCAAACACTGATAATTCCAGCATCATATTGTATCATTCATGAGAAAATCCTTTCCCTcgtccttttttttcttaaagagGTAGCGGAAGTTCATTAGATAACAAATAGGCCAAGTGTAGGGATGCAAAATCCTCATATGTCATGTATCAATAACAAACAGCAAACAGGAAAGCATTCTATCTAATAATGCAACTGTAAGCTTATTCTTTGAGAAAGCACAAAAAATTAACAccaatttcattttcatcttGTAGCACAAATTCATTCAGCAATAACTAATAGAAATTGTCCATGAATTAATAAACCATGATCCTACACACACACATTTTGGAATACGAGAACATGGAATCATGACAATGCTACCATTTACTATTCCAAATCCCCAAGCGAACATGAATATCATATCGAATTATCAAACCATCAAAATAATTAGGGACAATTCTAAACATTGCATATTTTAACCATATCCAAGAGAACCTATATTCCAGCAATTGTCAAATTTGATTAAATTTAATAGTGTCAACCAAACAAACAAGATCTCACTCATCGAGTCGACATTACCATGACCATCAAAATTTATCCAGAAGATCCTCATATTTCCACAAGTCTCAAGACGCTTCATGACTGATATCCATCAGTTACTAATTTCTCAGGGAAGTAATGGGAATAGTAGCAGTAAACTAGAAGAAAGCAGAAAAGGCCAGTATATCACCGGCCCTGCACCATGTTCGTGGGGTTGAGACCGAGCAGCATGTTGTTCCCGCCAGGAAGGTAGACAACATTGGGCGACCTGGAGAGGGTGGCAGCGATCTCCCTTGCAGCCTCGATCCTCCTGAGCTCGAGAATCCCCGTGCCGACAGCAGCGGTGGCATCAGAGATGAGCTTGGCAGCCTCGCTCTCTCCCTCGGCACGGATGACCGCAGCCCGGCGCTCCTGCTCCGCGCGCGCCACGAGGAACTTGGACCGCTCGGCCTCCTGCTGGGCGACCTGCTTCTTCTCGACGGCCTGGGAGAACTCGGCGCCGTAGGAGAGGTGGGTGATGGCGACGTCGTCGAGGACTATGTTGAAGTCGCGGGCACGGCGGACGAGGGCGTCGCGGACGAGGGCGGAGACGTGGGGCCGCTCGGTGAGGAGCTGGTCGGCGTTGAACTGGGCGACGACGGCCTTGAGGACCTCGTTGCCGATGGACGGGAGGACCTTCTCGTCGTACTCGGTGCCGAGGGAGGTGAAGATGGTGGGGAGGCGGGGTACGTCGGGGCGGGAGAGGAGGCGGAGAGTGAGGTTGACCATCTGGAGGTCCTTGGTGCCGGACTTGGAGGTGAAGGTGTGGGGGCGGGTGCGGATGTCGAAGATGTAGGGCTTCTGGAGCCAGGGGATCAGGAAGTGGGTTCCCTCGCCGACAGTCTCGTCGAGGACTCCCCGGAACCGGTCAAAAAGGACGGCGCGCTCGCCGCCGTCCACGGTGTAGAGGGACGCATTCACCAGGCTGGCGCCGACGCCGAGGCCTATCGCCGCCCGGGCCAAGTTCGTCAGGAACGACGCCGCCGCCTgcccgccgccggccgccattTCGATCGACCGCTGTTGCTCGGGTGACGAAAACCCTAAACCCGCAATTTGCGGTCAGGCGTTTTGTTTGCCTgcagaggaggaaggagaatgGGGGTACGGTGCTCCGCAGGGTCAGCTGAGGGTCTAGAATACTCTTATTGATGGTGACGATGGATCAAGGCCGTCTGATTCATGGACTTCCATGTTCATGATTTTGCGAGGCCCTCATGAAATgaacacaaaaataaaaaaatggagtgtttttatttgttaaatTCCCCAAAAAAGTGTCTTTTATTTGTAAAATCTTATGTCATCAAGGAATCACGTTATGGTAATTTTCTTCATGATTATGAGGTCGGGGGTATTGATAGTAATAAAATATGATAGATTTTCTTTAAAGTATTATAAACAACGATTTAGTGAGATTAATGAGATCGTAAACCAAATACAAGATTAGGGGAAGATGGTGTTTGTTGAGAAGGTTGGTTAGATCAAGCAGCAAGATAAAAATGGTGGAGCCCGGAAGAAGTTTGACAAGTTCGACCGAGAGACATTTTTCTATTCTCAACGAAAGGGTTAATGACTATTGAAATCTTCTTTGAGCCAAAATAGTCAATGGAATAAAAACTGATAATAACCTAAAATTTTAGAtataaactagaaatatttggtTCAGCGTCAAGAAGGCCCAAAGTCAAAGGACAAAAATAAAGTGGACAATTTTTTTCTGACATTTTCAAAAATTCTATCTATTTTCAGAATTTGCAGAAAAAGAGGAGTTCGATTTTCTTGTTTTTGCAATAATGTTCAATTTGAAATTTTCTAGCTCATTGTAACAGTACCATGTAACTAGCCCGAAAGAGGCTAGTAGGctagaaaattttattataaatcttcCCCATAAGAACAAACAATCAGACAATTTTCATGAAAATGGTAAATTTTATGCCACAACAGAGGCCTACCATAATGACCCTTCCTTTAGTTCTTAGACTAGAAGGGCTTTTGAACATCCCACCTCACAGCTGCCTGTTGGAAGAAAAATAAGCCAATTGCTTATGCAAGAGGTAGTGGTCCGtagaataaatattttttatatattttcatacCGCTCATATGTTAGCTAAAGCTTTTTTTTTcactatttatatatttatgatAACCTAAAAGAGAGAGGTTATGAAAATTAGAATACTTTGTTGCTTCATACTTGACTCACCATTTATACACCTTCTAGGgcataataattttatattaaaaaaaaatcaaacgatCCACACAAGCCTTAATGGTAAAAGCAAAATTATGAGATTCAGTCCTATTCTCTGGCATAACAGCAACAAAATGCAAAATGTAGTATATTTTTACTACAAGCTTCACTTCTATCATTACTTTGATCTAGATTTGAAATTGTATGGAAAGTCAAATAATTACTATTTTTGTAGATATGAAAATTTGTTCAAAGTCAAAAATAGTGATTTTAGAATTCGGCGGGCAATTATTCTTTTGCCATTCGAATTGCCTATAAAGATGTTGAAAATATTAgaacaaataataaaatatctgATGTAGAATTTATtcagaataaaataattagtGAATAGAAAACTTTCATTAACCGGTAGTAGAATAATTTAAcaagtaaataaaataataaagaatgATATTGAGAAGTGGCCTGAGAGATGGAGGCACGTCTATGATGCTATCTTTGAAGTAGTTTAAGCCCTTCATGCTGCATTGGGTTCTTGTGCACATCTACTCCAGAGATACAACTATACTTGCCACCTACCGAACTAGCATTCATTTACATGGAATGATGAACTTCAAATAGGCAGCTTTCTGACCCTCTTAAttcttataaaatattaaatagagaaacgagaataaagaaataaagagaTATTGAATATACCCAAAGAACAGgagataaagagagagagagatattgaATATAGAGATAAAGAGCACGATCATCAGTGAAGCCTTTGCCAACTGAAAATATCTCCCCATTACAAGAGAGGACTTTTGCTCCCTCTTTACCCCTCATCTATCAGCCTCTTCTTTTCAAGTCCCTCTAGTTTCAGAGTTGCACCTTCCTGTCTTGCTTTTCTTCTCCATATTTAACCTCATTTCATATTCATGACTCCGTCTAGAACCGAAAAGTATTTAGAAAATCCATAAGACAAAATGGTACCTGTCCAATCTAGGGTTGAGGATCCAAAGCAAGGCATGTTCTCAGAAGAaaatgtctcttcttttgctggtGAAGATAACAACTTCCCCTGTCCACCAACACTAGAAAAACCTCAAATTTGCatgcatcaaaaaaaataagtggTGGAAAATGGGCCAAAATTGAAAACAATTCTGCGTACTTAAATTTGCCTTGCTAGCGCAACCACCCCCAATGGGCAATCTAGGGGGCTTAAACAGGAACGATGATGTTTAGTATCCATGAGATTTTTAACAAAAATAGTAACTGAAAGCAATTCCAACCCTGTTCTGGACTGAGGGTATAATTGGCCTGCTTTTGTGTAAGAGACCAAAGAAACCAAAATCTGATCTTCTGATTCATTTATGAGGGGGCAAAACACAAATACAGTTTTACTGCCTCCTTCCCCTCCCCTTCTTCGAAGCCTGCTGCTCCACCTGTTCCTTGCCTGATACTTCTGATATGTCAGCTGcaaaatcaagaagaaaaccAATGTGCAAAACCTTAAATGAGTGAACTTTTTGTTAGCAAGCATTACTAGGATGTGATCAAGGAACAATACCATCAGGGCCACGGGCCATCAAAGTGAAGAATATGTTGTTGAGCTTCTCCATCTTTTTTGCATCCTGGGCCTGGTCTGTCTTGAACTTCAGACACTGCAAATATCATGTTCTTTGTATCAGTGAACCTAGGATACATTGAAGATTACTTGGTTGGTTACTGTGAATGCTGATGCAAAAATAGACTTCATGCAAACTAAAGCTTGCCtaacatattttaaaaagaATTATACAACTTTTCTTACAAAATACACATAAAAAAAGAATTCACAAATTTAATAGCAAAAAATTCCCAAAATTGACCAAATGGCACATGTTTCACTAATGCTTACTTTCTTCACTTTTAAGGTGTACTCCACTGCCACTGTAAATAGATCCAGAAGTTATATTGAGCCTAGATATATTAAACGGCATTGTAGATATAGCATTCATTAGACATTGCTCCCATTGTTGACCATGTTTGTGAAACTTTCTAGAGTATCCAAAAACCTGCACTGTCTCCCAATAGAAGTTTGTGTATCTGATATAAAGTCAGAGAGGGTGTATGTTCATGAGAAATTTgagaaaatcacttacatcaacaaaaatgataaaaaaagaaaaagaactagtAGCATGAATTTGAAACAATAGGAAAAAACAAATTAAAGGTGGAACTTAGCAAATTGTTTTAAAAgactaataaaaaaatgaaatgcaCAACAATGCATGGATTATCCATAAAATATAGTcaaagatttcaaaaaaataaaaaaacgcaAAACAGCCAAAATAGTGCAAATgaaattctaaaaataaaatgaagaatgACTGTAAACTTCTTCAACAGATTCAAGAATTGTTTGACAATGCTTGTGTATCATTACAAAATTCCAAGCAAAAAATGCCATCCCTCCTCCTTACAGATTAAAATGGTAAAATTTTAGCTTCAAAATTTGTTAAGTTTGGTAGAAGAGAATGGTTGCCATCAAGGTCCACCGTACCGGGttcggtaggcgtaccggttgcctaccggaccggtacgggccggttcgtaccgtgctccgggcggtacgaaccgggaagctcttccccgccggaaccggggaagaagaagagaaccagagagagcgcggggaagagagggagagagcccaccttcggccgccatcggagagccgcggaggggcgtcggaggccggtggggggcggcggagcccgcgggggcgctgcggaggccgcggccgcgtcactgtttcgaaagaaacaggggacgcggccgcattttttaatttggggattttaagtgaagtcggcacatcggttgccgacttcacttaaaaatccccaaattaaaaaatttggaaatttttaagtgaagtcggcaaccgatttgccgacttcacttaaaatcccTAAATTAAAAAATTCCCCAAATTAAAAAACGCGGCCGCGTCACTGTTTCGAAAGAGCCCCCGCGGGCTCCCCCGCCCCCCGCCaggctccgccgccccccaccggcctccgacgcccctccgcggctctccgatggcggccgaaggtgggctccctccctctcttccccgcgctccctctttttctcctcgtcttcttcgtctccggcaaggaaccggcctgtaccggtttccacggctccgccgtaccggtagctGGCCGGACCGGTTCGGCATACGCTGGTTGCCATCAATGAATGATGAGTAAAAACAATATAAGGTTAGTTGATGTtaaacatgattttcaaaagaaattgttacATTTAGATTGTTTTAGTGAAATGTAAATGTAACAGTTCATGCTCAAGAGCGCACATGATTGATGACTGAAGTTCCACAAACTAGATTGTCAGAGCAAATAATGCAACAGAATAGTAATCATGTAATTTTCTTAAGTTGAATTCCAGTAATCAAGTATCTGTATAATTTTTCAGGCTCGATATGTCAAGATAAAAACTTGCAAGTTCCATGCTTTTACTGTTAAGGCAAATTAAGGATCTGAGAACCTTGGATTGAAAATAGGATAGTGCATTATAGAAAGAAGAATCTATAAATCATAttcaaagaaataaaatgaGTCATCTTCGAAGAGAATCTTAAATGTGCCCATCAGTGAAAATTGAAGTTAAGACCTTCATTCTTTTCTCTGTACACATTTAGCTTCTCTCAGTTACACTATAATACAAGACGTTGCCAGACAATTTTCGCAGCTATGTACAAATTATTCTAATCATGCAGCAATGTCAGCGATAACTGGGCTGTCAAGATCATTATGTTTAGAGCTTTGCCACAATACAGATCTCCCTAAAATCTTCTTCAAACATTTGTTTTCTTAGCACAACAAATGACATCATTCTGTACTCTCTACGACTAAACTCTCCCCTTCATCTGGCAGAAGCAACTAAGCATTTGATAGCAATGACTCCAAAGTTGACCTTGCCATGAGGATAGAAGAAGTATCTTCCCTGATGGAGGATGAGCATTAATGGCAGCATAGGTCAGTCTCCgaaaaaaaatcccaaaaaataaaaaaagaacaagaTAATTTCCAAATCAGTTCTTAGAACACCCACTGCAAATGTCATAAATAGTGGTGCAGAATCATCTGGTGGAAGTTCACTGAATTTCATGAGAACCATGCATTCCACACTATAAGGTCATTCTGTGTTTATACTAGtaatgggcatcgggccgtgccgggccggcccggcccaggcccaccgggccacggtctaaacgggccgtgcctggcccggcccgcttcgTTAGGACTCCtataaattgaggggtattttgggaaaaaaaaattggactcctataaatacccctttcctccctcattctcaccacaccaaaccaactattctctccttctctactactattatttctctcttctaaagtgctcttctagcaatttaatttttagtttgcatttagcaagtgttcaagtgctacacaataggaggttcctgttgagaagagaaggtcactcctgttgagagcacaagaggaagctcagaatctcggctctgcctctgccctctgaccctctactcaattcctccttgtggttagtttttatttttgaattcatcaatttagatatgtcatcttttgaggaaagtcattttggcattcctcctgtttctgagggagaagaaactaatccccaaccccatgttcctagtttctctagaactagtgaaccgagtgaagatcaaacctcttctcgtaagaggactagtgctgtatggaatgaatttgatagaattatggttgatggagtctggaaagcaaaatgtaaaaaatgtgccaaactttatagttgtagtagtcgTGGGGGAACaggccatttaaaaagacatcaagagagtcataggatgcatgattctcatgctcaaactcaaagtacccttaatatacaaggaggatcacttgtaggtaattttgcatataatcaagaaaatcaaagaaaagcacttgtaaaatggatagttaaggatgaattaccttttagtttatgtgaatcttttaattttgaagaatatgttcaattaaacctataacctgcttacaaaagaactagtaggcgtacatttagaagagtagctatgactaactttttagcaatgagacaaagtttaattgaaacactctctactttaaatgtaaaaatttcattaacttctgatatttggtcagcatctgtaggtagtaattgttttattgccattactgctcattatattgataatgattggcaattaaataaacgtattcttgcttttcgtgcttttgattttccacattctgggtaacaaatttcaaatgtcatttatcaaactgcatgttcatataatattaatgataaaattatgtctattacttttgataatgcatctaataataattctgctgttacattattaaaggactcattgcatcccatgttaaatggaaatttattgcatattagatgtgcatgtcatatcttaaatctttctgttcaagctggcatgggcatgattcaagatgtgatttcaaaaattagaaatgcagtttcttttattcctgcttcaagatcaagacttcaagaatttaaggaactatgtataaatcatggtaaacgttttaaaaaatttaaacttgatgtaattactcgttggaactcaacatatagcatgatacatgatgcatacccatataaaaacttattaagtgcatatattaatgatcgtggattaggctttacattgactgaaactgattggaataaaggaaaaattttcgaagattttttgcttagtttttataatgc
It includes:
- the LOC103721125 gene encoding prohibitin-3, mitochondrial-like: MAAGGGQAAASFLTNLARAAIGLGVGASLVNASLYTVDGGERAVLFDRFRGVLDETVGEGTHFLIPWLQKPYIFDIRTRPHTFTSKSGTKDLQMVNLTLRLLSRPDVPRLPTIFTSLGTEYDEKVLPSIGNEVLKAVVAQFNADQLLTERPHVSALVRDALVRRARDFNIVLDDVAITHLSYGAEFSQAVEKKQVAQQEAERSKFLVARAEQERRAAVIRAEGESEAAKLISDATAAVGTGILELRRIEAAREIAATLSRSPNVVYLPGGNNMLLGLNPTNMVQGR
- the LOC120111649 gene encoding signal recognition particle 9 kDa protein, whose amino-acid sequence is MVYIASWDEFVERSVQLFRADPQSSRYVMKYRHCDGKLILKVTDNRECLKFKTDQAQDAKKMEKLNNIFFTLMARGPDADISEVSGKEQVEQQASKKGRGRRQ